From a single Populus trichocarpa isolate Nisqually-1 chromosome 17, P.trichocarpa_v4.1, whole genome shotgun sequence genomic region:
- the LOC7484569 gene encoding biotin carboxyl carrier protein of acetyl-CoA carboxylase 2, chloroplastic — protein MASISVPCPKTVLVAAGTGSNAQNPLPKHRISFPRPPNSNQNPSLSFGSTVSGFEWPNRKQQAVVKVQAQLNEAIAKKSSNSALVVDTEPKVASSEGEDEPTESKIPDVSSISAFMTQVSELVKLVDSRDITELQLKQSDCELVIRKKEALQQSAPAAAILAMQPPYPHATFPAPLPAAAPAPAAAIPSPAPAPALPSPAKASSSSHPPLKCPMAGTFYRSPAPGEPPFVKAGDKVQKGQVICIIEAMKLMNEIEADQSGTITEIPAEDGKPVSVDSPLFVIVP, from the exons ATGGCTTCTATCTCTGTTCCATGCCCCAAGACTGTCTTGGTTGCTGCTGGTACAGGATCCAACGCTCAAAATCCACTACCAAAGCATAGGATCTCTTTTCCTCGACCACCCAATTCCAATCAGAACCCGTCTCTCTCTTTCGGATCCACAGTTTCTGGTTTTGAG TGGCCTAATAGGAAACAGCAAGCTGTTGTGAAGGTGCAGGCACAGCTGAATGAG GCTATTGCCAAGAAATCTTCAAATTCGGCGCTGGTGGTGGACACTGAACCCAAAGTTGCATCGTCAGAGGGAGAGGATGAACCCACAGAAAGCAAAATTCCTGACGTGTCATCTATCTCAGCATTTATGACACAAGTATCAGAACTTGTCAA ACTAGTGGATTCAAGAGATATTACCGAGCTGCAACTGAAGCAATCAGATTGTGAGCTTGTAATAAGGAAAAAGGAGGCTTTGCAGCAATCAGCACCAGCAGCTGCTATTCTTGCAATGCAGCCTCCTTACCCACATGCAACGTTTCCTGCTCCACTACCAGCAGCTGCTCCTGCCCCAGCTGCTGCTATTCCCTCTCCAGCCCCTGCTCCTGCCCTGCCTTCTCCTGCAAAGGCAAGCTCGTCATCTCATCCACCATTGAAATGCCCCATGGCTGGAACCTTTTATCGGAGTCCAGCTCCAGGTGAACCCCCATTTGTGAAG GCGGGGGATAAAGTGCAGAAAGGTCAAGTCATTTGCATCATCGAGGCCATGAAGCTAATGAATGAAATCGAA GCTGATCAATCTGGAACCATAACCGAGATCCCGGCAGAGGATGGGAAACCAGTTAGTGTGGACTCG CCTCTTTTTGTCATTGTACCATGA